TGATTGCTCGTACGACCGAAGCGATGAGGTGCTGGAAGAACTGGAGAAACAATATTCACACCTTAAAGTGGTTACCATAACCGAGCATGACAGGTTTAAAACCGGGAAAAAATTTGCACTAACCCTGGGGATAAAAGCCTCAAAAAACGAATACCTTTTGTTTACCGATGCCGATTGCCGACCGGCTTCCGAAAATTGGATCAGCCGCATGATGGCTAATTTTTCAAACGGCGTGGAGATAGTTTTGGGCTACTCGCCTTATACCAAACGCCGCGGTTTTTTAAACGCTTTTACCCGTTTTGAAACCGTGAAAACTGCCATTAATTATTTTTCAAGCGCCCTTACCGGCGATCCGTATATGGGCATCGGCCGCAACCTTGCCTATACAAAAACCTTGTTTTTTAGCGCCAAGGGCTTTGCTTCGCACATGCATGTACTATCCGGCGATGATGACTTGTTTGTTAACCAGCATGCCACAAGCAGCAATACTGCCGTGGAACTAAACCCTGAAACCTTTGTTTATACCGAGGCTAAAACCACTTTTAAAGCCTGGTTCAGGCAAAAAAAACGGCACATGGGTGTGGGCAAACTGTACAAAAACCAGCACAGGCGCATGATTAGTTTTGACGCCTTAAGTGGATTTATATTTTATATTTTGTTGATATTATTCGTTATTTTAAGGTATGAACCAGTACTGGCATTGGGTTTGTGCGTTTTTAGAATGATATTACAACTGGCCATTTATAATCGTATATTTAAAAAACTCGAAGCAAAAAGCCTGTTTTGGTATTTCCCCCTTTTTGATCTTATATATTATATGTATTTAACTGTTTTTGGAGTGATCGGTACCTTTTTAAAAACGAAGCAATGGAAATAAACGCCAACTTTACCGAAAATGCTAAGAATGATTTTCACCTGGTGGTAAAGGCCCGCCAGGGCGATCAGAAAGCCTACGCCGATTTAATGCACCGCTATAAAGATTCGATATACTTTATGGTGCTTAAAATGGTGAACAACAAGGAGGATGCAATGGATTTAACCGTAGAAACCTTTGCTAAAGCATTTGAAAAGCTTGAAAAATATCAGCCCGATTTTGCTTTCAGCACCTGGCTTTTTAGGGTGGCTACCAATAATTGTATCGATTTTATCCGCAAAAAGAAGCTCAATACCATGTCTATCCATGGTATGATGGATGATGAAGGCGATGAAAAACCACTGCAAATTAAGGCGGATACACTTAATCCCGAAGAAACATCTATCAAAAAACAGCAAACCCAGGAGCTGAAAACGTTAATTGAAAGTTTGCCTACCCGCTACAGAAACCTGATTACTTTAAGGTATTTTGATGAGCTTTCGTACGAAGAAATTGCCCAGCAACTTGATCTTCCGTTGGGTACTGTAAAGGCACAATTATTCAGGGCGAGGTACCTGCTTGGTAATATTATTAATCGTTTTAACAGGGATGACATCTGAAATAGTTCTACAATATTTTCCTGATTTAAGTAATGAACAGCGCGAACAAATTGAAAAATTGCCCGCGTTATATGAACATTGGAACAGCCAGATTAACGTAATTTCGCGTAAAGACATCGATCTTTTATTTGAAAGACACGTGCTTCATTCGCTTGGAATTGCAAAAGTTATGACGTTTTTACCCGGCGAAAATGTACTTGATGTTGGTACC
The sequence above is a segment of the Mucilaginibacter celer genome. Coding sequences within it:
- a CDS encoding glycosyltransferase — protein: METYVQNALFILFQLCFIVQLYYLISRHTRLAGYKPGEEPPPQVLIPVSVIISARNEAQNLQENLPAILEQNYPDFEVVVINDCSYDRSDEVLEELEKQYSHLKVVTITEHDRFKTGKKFALTLGIKASKNEYLLFTDADCRPASENWISRMMANFSNGVEIVLGYSPYTKRRGFLNAFTRFETVKTAINYFSSALTGDPYMGIGRNLAYTKTLFFSAKGFASHMHVLSGDDDLFVNQHATSSNTAVELNPETFVYTEAKTTFKAWFRQKKRHMGVGKLYKNQHRRMISFDALSGFIFYILLILFVILRYEPVLALGLCVFRMILQLAIYNRIFKKLEAKSLFWYFPLFDLIYYMYLTVFGVIGTFLKTKQWK
- a CDS encoding RNA polymerase sigma factor, whose translation is MEINANFTENAKNDFHLVVKARQGDQKAYADLMHRYKDSIYFMVLKMVNNKEDAMDLTVETFAKAFEKLEKYQPDFAFSTWLFRVATNNCIDFIRKKKLNTMSIHGMMDDEGDEKPLQIKADTLNPEETSIKKQQTQELKTLIESLPTRYRNLITLRYFDELSYEEIAQQLDLPLGTVKAQLFRARYLLGNIINRFNRDDI